A genomic segment from Sparus aurata chromosome 10, fSpaAur1.1, whole genome shotgun sequence encodes:
- the ccs gene encoding copper chaperone for superoxide dismutase produces MAAPFSTYSRFASVSRKVGSCLFSSVLVAQAATCGDKMDSERPTKLEFAVQMTCESCADKVRAALEGKPGVKSVSIDVGKEEVLVESALTSAEVQALIESTGRRAVLKGIGGSEQDLGSAVAMMAGVGKIQGVVRFLQLSEGRCLIDGTVDGLEPGKHGLHVHTLGDLTLDCLSCGEHFNPFGRQHGGPGDSERHVGDLGNIVAGPDGRASFRLEDSQLKVWDVIGRSLVVDSGEDDLGRGGHPLSKQTGNSGERLACGIIARSAGLFKNPKQICACDGVTIWEERDRPIAGKGRSKASTETPTANL; encoded by the exons ATGGCGGCGCCCTTTAGCACGTACAGTCGCTTTGCTTCCGTTTCTCGAAAAGTGGGAAGTTGCTTATTTAGCTCAGTTTTGGTCGCACAGGCGGCGACGTGCGGCGACAAAATGGACTCGGAGAGGCCGACGAAG ctggagTTTGCGGTGCAGATGACATGTGAGAGCTGCGCGGATAAAGTCAGAGCTGCTCTGGAGGGTAAACCAG GAGTCAAGTCTGTCAGTATTGACGTTGGTAAGGAGGAGGTGTTGGTGGAATCTGCTCTGACCAGCGCAGAGGTGCAGGCTCTGATAGAGAGCACGGGACGCAGGGCCGTGCTGAAAGGCATCGGAGGATCGGAGCAAG aTCTGGGTTCAGCAGTGGCCATGATGGCCGGTGTGGGAAAGATCCAGGGGGTGGTGCGTTTCCTGCAGCTGTCCGAAGGCCGCTGCTTGATTGATGGGACCGTAGATGGGTTGGAGCCTGGAAAGCATGGCCTCCATGTCCACACACTGGGCGACCTGACACTGGACTGCCTCAG TTGTGGCGAGCACTTTAACCCCTTCGGAAGACAACACGGTGGACCAGGGGACTCTGAAAGG CACGTAGGTGATCTGGGGAATATTGTTGCCGGACCAGACGGCAGAGCCTCATTTCGACTAGAGGACAGTCAGCtaaag GTATGGGATGTGATTGGCCGATCGCTGGTGGTGGATTCAGGGGAGGACGACCTGGGTCGAGGCGGTCACCCTCTCTCCAAACAGACTGGAAACTCTGGGGAAAG ACTGGCATGTGGGATCATCGCCCGATCTGCAGGTCTTTTCAAGAACCCCAAACAGATTTGTGCCTGCGACGGGGTGACGATCTGGGAGGAGAGGGACAGGCCGATAGCGGGGAAAGGTCGGAGCAAGGCCAGCACAGAGACACCGACAGCAAACCTCTGA